From the Paenibacillus tianjinensis genome, the window CAGAATAAAAGGTGTGGTTACCACAGCCAGAATAATCTCCGTCAATGCACCTACGAAATTCCCGACCCCGTTCACTGCATTATTGAGAAAAGCTGTGGCCCAGGTCGTCACCTTGCTCGTTAAATCGCCCACATCGGTGCCCACGCCTACATTCTCCTGAATCCGCCCGAACAGCTCGCTTCCGGTCAGATCAATGAATTCCTGCTGGATCTGATCGCTGTATTTCGGGAAATTATCAATCAGGCCAATCAGCTGGGTGCGGATGATCGGGATCACTGTCAGCAGAATGAGCGTGACAATTCCCGCAATAATCAGGTAGAGGATTACAATGCCATACGCCCTTTTTACCTTGCTCCGTTTCTCCAGGCGGTCTACCAGCGGATTCAGCAGATAATAGGCGATCCCGGACAGCAGCAGCGGTGCAGCCACCGTATGGAGCAGAACCGATATCGGCTTGAAAATAAAAGGCACCTTGGAGAACACCAGAATATTGACGCCTATCAGCAGAATAATCAACAGAGATACGACAAATTTATTATTCAAAAAAAACTTCTTAAACCGTTCCGGCCAGACCTGCAGCCTCTCCATGACAACGCTCCCCCCTGACAACGAACCCTTTTCTAAAAGTGTGATAAATTGCACTTGGTAATAGCATAGTCAACGCAAGGGCTGCAAGTCAAATTTCCAGAGGGCCATTTTTCCCGATGAATTCCTGAAAAATCACTCATTCAAATTTGATTTCAGCAATTTTGCCGGCCTCCACAAAACCGATTGACTGGTAGACCCTGTTCGAATCCGGGTTCTTGCCGTCGGCAAACA encodes:
- a CDS encoding AI-2E family transporter, whose protein sequence is MERLQVWPERFKKFFLNNKFVVSLLIILLIGVNILVFSKVPFIFKPISVLLHTVAAPLLLSGIAYYLLNPLVDRLEKRSKVKRAYGIVILYLIIAGIVTLILLTVIPIIRTQLIGLIDNFPKYSDQIQQEFIDLTGSELFGRIQENVGVGTDVGDLTSKVTTWATAFLNNAVNGVGNFVGALTEIILAVVTTPFILFYLLRDGKRLPDYLMRFIPNGLQPQSRMVMKEMNSQVASYIRGQIIVSCCIGALLYIGYLIIGLEYSLVLAIVAACTAVVPYLGPAIAITPALIVALVTSPFMLLKMVFVWTAVQLIEGKFISPQIMGKSLKVHPITIIFVIIFAGKMFGVLGIILAVPGYAVFKVIVTHLFQWFRFRSGLYQEIEEDKENSTKG